One stretch of Halichoerus grypus chromosome 8, mHalGry1.hap1.1, whole genome shotgun sequence DNA includes these proteins:
- the RTN1 gene encoding reticulon-1 isoform X5 yields MQATADSTKMDCVWSNWKSQAIDLLYWRDIKQTGIVFGSFLLLLFSLTQFSVVSVVAYLALAALSATISFRIYKSVLQAVQKTDEGHPFKTYLELEITLSQEQIQKYTDCLQFYVNNTLKELRRLFLVQDLVDSLKFAVLMWLLTYVGALFNGLTLLLMAVVSMFTLPVVYVKHQAQIDQYLGLVRTHINAVVAKIQAKIPGAKRHAE; encoded by the exons CTATTGACCTGCTCTACTGGCGGGACATCAAGCAGACCGGGATCGTGTTCGGGAGCTTTCTGCTGTTGCTCTTCTCCCTGACCCAGTTCAGCGTCGTGAGCGTCGTGGCCTACCTGGCCCTTGCCGCACTCTCCGCCACCATCAGTTTCCGCATCTACAAGTCTGTCTTACAAGCTGTGCAGAAAACCGACGAGGGCCACCCTTTCAA GACCTACTTGGAGCTCGAGATCACCCTTTCTCAGGAGCAGATCCAGAAGTACACAGACTGCCTGCAATTCTATGTGAACAACACGCTTAAAGAACTGAGGAGGCTCTTCCTTGTCCAGGACCTGGTGGATTCCCTAAAA TTTGCAGTTCTGATGTGGCTCCTGACTTACGTTGGCGCTCTCTTCAACGGGCTCACCCTGCTGCTCATGG CTGTGGTTTCAATGTTTACTCTACCTGTAGTGTATGTTAAGCACCAG GCACAGATTGACCAATATCTGGGACTTGTGAGGACTCACATAAATGCTGTTGTGGCAAA GATTCAGGCTAAAATCCCAGGCGCTAAAAGGCATGCTGAGTAA